Within the Natranaeroarchaeum sulfidigenes genome, the region CGATACCGAGGATGTCCACCGTGATCCGCCCGCGTACGTGAAGTTCGTCGGTCGCTCGAAACTCATGCGGGTCACGGGTGAACACGAAATAGAGGCGACCGAGACGGGAAGTCGGCTCACCAATCGCTTCGTCGTCGACGGACGGCTACCCGGTGTCGAGCGCTACTTCGAGGCGAACCTCGACGACGAGCTCGCCAATCTGGAAGCGGCGATCCGTGCCGACACGACAACCAGCCCATGAAGCTCGCGCTGGCTCAGATCGAGATCGAAGCCGCGGCCATCGAGGGGAACCGCCGTCGTGCCGAAAGCGCCATCGAACGGGCGGCGAGCCAGGGTGCCGATCTCGTGGCGCTACCCGAGATTTTCAACGT harbors:
- a CDS encoding SRPBCC family protein, encoding MTVRVERTFELPVPPERVWEFIVDPEQRARSISVVSDFALDDEDGRKATWKVDLPIPLVNRTASVDTEDVHRDPPAYVKFVGRSKLMRVTGEHEIEATETGSRLTNRFVVDGRLPGVERYFEANLDDELANLEAAIRADTTTSP